The Argopecten irradians isolate NY chromosome 6, Ai_NY, whole genome shotgun sequence genome has a window encoding:
- the LOC138326332 gene encoding beta-1,3-galactosyltransferase 1-like produces the protein MRRALRICSVSILTVIVTVLYIHSIELFDLSSRIYSIKDNPFQARKGETRRIIHTEGGLQSIRDWQPQKENRRQNEHKNNQEGQVLITRNNIEVVLSVDKELKGPIPSDRDRHPDMVQRKEIVQKEGRIFQRRHLNEVDTIEEKNFSPSEYPFNVNLSDIIYQYETKGYANEDPINMFNHRYIINPGEVCSGRDSIKVLFIVKSSPDHSVKRAVIRETWADRKRFPWLRVAFSFGVPNNATSLLDLQEESSKTNDILLVNYHDNYYNLTLKTISGLRWAVSNCARAAFVISVDDDIYVAPDLLLSFLDKLPARKAEKLYHGRLIVQTSPVRDQTGIFGKWVVSMDEYAFKTYPHYIFGGFVIMSMRTVRAFTIAAMYTKLLKFEDVYLGILAARVGIEPTDSGHVDAKKTVTASESFKTVIASHFYTDAYDLKMAWECHLSLISDNTPKSQACNTIGTRLHNLKREIDSMVSLLASIKRII, from the coding sequence ATGCGACGTGCTTTGAGAATATGTTCTGTGTCTATACTGACAGTGATAGTTACGGTACTATACATTCACAGCATTGAGCTTTTCGACTTGTCATCTCGTATATACAGTATCAAAGATAATCCATTCCAGGCGAGGAAAGGAGAGACCAGGCGTATTATACACACTGAAGGTGGATTACAGTCTATTAGGGACTGGCAACCACAGAAGGAGAATAGGCGtcaaaatgaacataaaaacaACCAGGAGGGACAAGTTTTGATAACCAGGAATAACATCGAAGTTGTTCTATCAGTTGATAAAGAACTTAAAGGTCCAATCCCTTCAGATCGTGACAGGCATCCTGACATGGTTCAACGTAAAGAAATCGTTCAGAAAGAAGGTAGAATATTTCAACGCAGGCATTTAAATGAAGTGGATACAATTGAGGAAAAAAACTTTTCACCTTCGGAGTATCCTTTCAATGTGAATTTGTCTGATATAATATATCAGTATGAAACAAAAGGTTACGCTAATGAGGATCCGATCAACATGTTCAATCACCGTTACATTATCAACCCCGGGGAAGTATGCAGTGGACGTGACAGTATAAAAgtattgtttattgtaaaaAGTAGTCCCGATCATAGTGTAAAAAGGGCTGTCATTCGCGAAACATGGGCCGACAGAAAACGATTCCCTTGGCTTAGGGTTGCATTTTCGTTTGGCGTACCGAACAACGCAACATCCTTGTTAGATCTACAAGAAGAATCTTCAAAAACTAACGACATTCTACTCGTAAATTACCATGATAACTATTATAACCTGACATTGAAGACAATCAGTGGATTGCGGTGGGCTGTAAGCAACTGTGCACGTGCTGCATTTGTGATATCCGTAGATGACGACATTTACGTTGCACCCGATTTGCTGCTTAGTTTTCTCGATAAACTTCCGGCAAGGAAAGCTGAGAAACTTTACCACGGTCGTTTGATAGTTCAAACGTCCCCAGTGAGAGACCAAACCGGGATATTTGGTAAATGGGTTGTTTCAATGGATGAATATGCATTTAAAACATATCCACACTATATATTTGGCGGGTTTGTCATCATGTCCATGCGTACTGTAAGAGCGTTTACAATAGCCGCCATGTACACAAAGCTTTTGAAGTTTGAAGATGTGTATTTGGGAATTTTAGCTGCAAGGGTTGGAATAGAACCTACAGACAGCGGTCATGTTGATGCTAAGAAAACAGTAACTGCTTCTGAATCGTTCAAAACAGTTATAGCCTCTCATTTTTACACGGATGCATATGATTTAAAAATGGCTTGGGAATGTCATTTAAGTCTGATATCTGATAATACTCCCAAAAGCCAGGCTTGTAACACTATTGGAACTC